One genomic segment of Triplophysa rosa linkage group LG22, Trosa_1v2, whole genome shotgun sequence includes these proteins:
- the znrd2 gene encoding protein ZNRD2 yields the protein MALNADDEDFEWEPPSEAEMKVIQARRERQDKISKLMGDYLLKGYKMLGECCELCGTILLQDKQKKNYCVACQELDSDIDKDNPALNAQAALTQVRERQLATQPTPESNGTSSSDPPLSITGQPRPEHCEGAASGLRGPALNAQPAPLPVPTVNPTFLPPSNPPLQPVLPPGPSNTLLHHPALSSAEEAVLHKLRWATQELQHSVSVEASIQLCNLIRGCAESLRSLKELQL from the exons ATGGCCCTAAACGCAG ATGATGAGGACTTTGAATGGGAGCCTCCGTCCGAGGCGGAGATGAAGGTGATTCAGGCCCGGCGGGAACGTCAGGACAAGATCAGCAAGCTGATGGGAGACTATCTGCTGAAAGGATACAAGATGCTGGGAGAATGCTGTGAGCTGTGTGGG ACAATTCTGTTGCAGGACAAGCAGAAGAAGAATTACTGTGTTGCTTGTCAAGAGCTGGACTCGGATATTGACAAAGACAATCCAG CTTTAAATGCCCAAGCAGCACTGACACAAGTACGAGAACGGCAGCTTGCCACTCAGCCTACCCCTGAATCAAACGGAACCTCATCCAGCGACCCCCCTCTCTCCATCACGGGTCAGCCCAGGCCAGAGCACTGCGAGGGTGCAGCGTCTGGACTGAGAGGTCCAGCACTAAATGCACAGCCCGCTCCTCTTCCTGTCCCCACCGTCAACCCAACTTTTCTGCCACCATCCAACCCACCTCTTCAGCCTGTGCTTCCTCCAGGTCCCAGCAACACCCTGCTGCACCATCCAGCGCTATCAAGCGCAGAAGAGGCAGTGCTACACAAACTCAGATGGGCCACACAGGAGCTTCAGCACTCGGTGTCAGTGGAGGCCAGTATTCAGCTCTGCAATCTGATCAGAGGTTGTGCTGAATCTCTGCGCAGCCTGAAAGAACTGCAGCTCTAA
- the fam89b gene encoding leucine repeat adapter protein 25 produces the protein MLKSEMNGFLSSSPDCPAGSVCAVDGLPPLPKGLSGILNSSGGSWRDIEKVYSKRTRIQADISKSRVSDALGRSKPASLDAALAVLRKEMVGLRQLDMSLLCQLWSLYESIQEYKGAFQDISSSLCESSFNTENGYSEDEEEEEDENEGVSGETLLSLPQPTRNSRDQWIKDSFHIPI, from the exons ATGCTGAAATCGGAGATGAACGGGTTTCTGTCAAGTTCACCGGACTGTCCTGCTGGAAGCGTTTGTGCCGTCGATGGTTTGCCACCGTTACCCAAAGGATTGAGTGGCATTTTGAACTCAAGCGGGGGGTCCTGGAGAGACATCGAGAAGGTCTACAGCAAGAGGACGCGCATCCAGGCGGACATCAGTAAGTCCAGAGTGAGTGACGCTCTCGGCCGCAGTAAACCCGCAAGCCTTGACGCAGCGCTGGCCGTGTTGCGCAAAGAGATG GTGGGACTGAGGCAGTTAGACATGTCCTTACTGTGCCAATTGTGGTCTTTATACGAGTCCATACAAGAATACAAAGGAGCTTTCCAGGACATCTCCTCCTCTTTGTGTGAGAGCTCCTTCAACACTGAAAACGGCTATTCTGAagatgaagaggaggaggaggatgaaaATGAAGGGGTGAGTGGGGAAACACTGCTATCACTTCCTCAGCCCACTCGGAACTCTCGGGACCAGTGGATCAAGGACTCTTTCCACATCCCTATTTAA
- the arr3a gene encoding arrestin 3a, retinal (X-arrestin) codes for MSDKVFKKTSGNGQLTLYLGKRDYVDHVESVDAVDGVLKIDPADLGDRKVWVQLACAFRYGRDDLDVIGLSFRKDIWIQHIQLYPDAGHKPTLTEMHNTLLKKAGEQGHAFTFNIPTNLPCSVTLQPGPDDKGKACGVDFEVKAYLANSADDPDEKVDKKDTCRLVIRKIQFAPDNTGSGQKAELCKSFMMSDKPVLLEAALEKDIYYHSDPIPIIIKVKNETNKVVKKIKITVDQTTDVVLYSADKYTKNVLCEEFLETIEGNANFENNLSITPLLASNKEKRGLALDGRLKDEDTNLASTTIIRAGMDKEMLGILVSYKIKVNLMVSGGGLLGGLTASDVTVELPVTLMHPKPTE; via the exons ATGTCAGACAA GGTTTTCAAAAAGACCAGTGGAAATGGCCAG CTCACTCTCTACCTGGGGAAGAGAGACTATGTTGATCATGTTGAATCTGTGGACGCTGTTG ACGGTGTACTGAAAATTGACCCTGCAGACCTTGGGGATAGAAAAG TCTGGGTTCAGCTGGCCTGCGCCTTCCGTTACGGTCGTGATGATCTGGACGTGATTGGACTTTCCTTTAGAAAAGACATCTGGATTCAGCACATACAGTTGTATCCTGATGCAGGCCACAAGCCCACCTTGACAGAGATGCACAATACTCTTCTAAAGAAAGCTGGAGAACAGGGTCACGCCTTTACATTTAAT ATTCCAACCAACCTTCCCTGCTCTGTTACCCTTCAACCCGGTCCAGATGACAAAGGAAAG GCTTGCGGTGTTGACTTTGAGGTCAAGGCTTACCTGGCCAATTCAGCTGATGACCCTGATGAGAAAGTTGACAAGAA AGACACTTGCCGCCTTGTCATTCGTAAGATCCAGTTTGCTCCTGATAACACAGGATCTGGACAGAAGGCTGAACTCTGCAAGAGCTTTATGATGTCTGATAAACCTGTCCTCCTGGAGGCCGCCCTAGAAAAGGAT ATCTACTACCACAGTGATCCCATCCCTATCATAATTAAGGTCAAGAATGAGACCAACAAAGTTGTAAAGAAAATCAAGATTACAG TTGACCAAACCACAGACGTCGTTCTCTATTCAGCCGACAAATACACCAAGAATGTGTTGTGTGAAGAGTTTTT GGAAACCATCGAAGGCAATGCAAATTTTGAAAATAACCTCTCAATAACTCCTCTGCTGGCAAGCAATAAGGAGAAACGTGGCCTGGCGCTGGACGGCAGGCTTAAAGATGAGGACACAAATTTGGCCTCCACCACCAT TATAAGGGCAGGAATGGACAAGGAGATGCTGGGAATCCTTGTGTCCTACAAGATCAAAGTTAACCTCATGGTGTCAGGTGGCGG TTTGCTGGGAGGTCTGACAGCAAG TGATGTCACAGTAGAGCTCCCTGTGACCCTGATGCACCCCAAACCCACAG AGTGA
- the LOC130546395 gene encoding solute carrier family 35 member F4: MNKLSARISPAPGPVPITLQLPTTSVTEKEPRGENILVQNVVSDDSDTEQRSKCICARCSFRAAWRIACGIVLGACVAVSWAWGTHNAKETLIRHPAPFFIIWFCSIWNIVFFPFYYLCQLLVKRQKEWPTTEFRKCSRFLGEELTVRTVLKGAAPFSMLWSLSGYLSLLALCHISKVDVSAVLCCGQAFVFLLSWIGLKDRFMGVRIVAVILSITGIVMMAYADGFHSDSITGVALGVGSASTSAVFKVLFRNRVGDVQPGPASVLFSCVGLCSFVLHSWVCVLLYLTHVEYWPPSQYIPWDKLCVMASLLLVCNMLVNLGGIFTYPSLISLGILLTIPASAAVDTLVTAALKISPVRVGAAVIISAGFLMLQLPENWDDSTLRWLSTLWHGNWHEDSIVEEETAVDLVGTARAKPAVVTVS, encoded by the exons ATGAACAAACTGTCAGCCAGAATATCTCCTGCCCCCGGACCAGTCCCCATCACACTTCAACTACCCACTACATCAG TAACTGAAAAGGAGCCTCGGGGTGAAAATATCCTTGTGCAAAATGTAGTTTCTGATGATTCTGATACAGAACAAAGATCTAAATGCATCTGTGCTCGATGTTCATTTCGAGCTGCATGGAGGATTGCATGTGGAATTGTTTTAGGAGCTTGCGTTGCAGTTTCCTGGGCCTGGGGAACTCATaatgctaaagaaactcttataAGACATCCCGCCCCATTCTTTATCATCTGGTTCTGTAGTATCTGgaatattgtgttttttccattcTACTATCTGTGTCAACTTCTCGTGAAGAGACAGAAAGAATGGCCTACCACAGAGTTCAG AAAGTGTAGCAGGTTCCTGGGTGAAGAGTTGACTGTAAGGACtgttcttaaaggggcagcTCCATTCTCCATGCTATGGAGTTTATCTGGTTATCTGTCCTTGCTGGCACTTTGCCACATATCAAAAGTGGACGTAAGTGCTGTTCTCTGTTGCGGTCAGGCTTTCGTTTTCCTCCTTTCATGGATTGGACTCAAGGATCGCTTCATGGGTGTCAGg ATAGTAGCTGTCATTTTGTCCATCACAGGCATTGTTATGATGGCTTATGCAGATGGTTTCCATAGTGACTCAATCACAGGAGTCGCACTAGGTGTTGGCTCAGCATCGACCTCTGCTGTCTTCAAG GTGCTTTTCAGAAATCGTGTAGGAGATGTCCAGCCAGGTCCTGCCAGCGTGCTGTTCTCCTGCGTGGGTCTTTGCAGCTTTGTCCTTCATTCCTGGGTGTGCGTGTTGCTTTATCTTACACATGTGGAATATTGGCCTCCCTCTCAGTATATTCCTTGGGATAAACTGTGTGTTATGGCATCTCTACTGCTTG TTTGCAATATGCTAGTGAATTTGGGAGGAATATTTACGTACCCCAGTTTAATTTCACTCGGAATTCTCTTGACCATTCCAGCAAGTGCAG CTGTAGATACATTAGTGACCGCAGCACTGAAGATCAGCCCTGTACGTGTGGGTGCAGCAGTTATCATCTCAGCAGGCTTTCTCATGCTGCAGCTTCCAGAGAACTGGGACGACAGCACACTGCGCTGGCTCAGCACACTGTGGCATGGAAACTGGCACGAGGACAGTATAGTTGAAGAAGAAACTGCGGTAGACCTTGTTGGGACTGCACGAGCAAAACCGGCTGTTGTGACAGTCAGCTAG